The Fusarium fujikuroi IMI 58289 draft genome, chromosome FFUJ_chr01 sequence TTGACgccatcaatctcaaacacTTAGTGCATTATAATATGTACCGACATCCTTCTATGGTGCTCGACTATTATTCAAGATTCTCCACATCATGTGTTGGCCCTTGATCCCCCAAGCCACGTTCCTCGGCACCCTGCACTCCTTTTTGAATCCAAAAGCTTAGCTTTGCACTCGCTCCATCTTTTACCCTGCTGGATGCGGACTATCAGACCCAGGGACTCGTAAGCACTTTGCTCACGCGAAGGGCGGCCTCCGCTGAGCTTCCATCTTGACCAAGAAAGATGCATATATGTGGTATATTTAGAAATGCCAAGGTGCAGATCAGAGAGTTTAGAGAGACTATTTGCATTCATAAGTGCTGTATCCAGACGCCGCGTCCTGTTCCaacccctccctccctcccttctcttcttatTTCATAATACCGCAATATCGATCACTCCACTCCAGGACATCCATCCTTCAACACAACACCGTGGGCCAAACAGCAAGCCCTACCTAGTCTATTCATTCAGgaagaacaaaaaaaaaagaaacaaggctATCGCCTGCAAAACAAATTCGTTGCCGTGAGAATCATCATGGTATCCAAAAACACATTTTCTCATCCTCCCCTTTTTCAGTCATAATTGAACAAGACAGCATGTAGTGTGTGTGTGGCTTCGAGAACACAAAGCGCCTTCATAAATAGGAATAGGTATCCAAACTGCCGGCACAGTGGCGGTTCTTACTGGTATCCAGCCATGCGTCTATCACCCCACATACCGTTACCAGTGTTGGCATTCAGATTTGGAGAGTGAGAGTAAGGCGACATGGATCCTTGTCCACTGAAAGGACTCCCATTTCCACTCGAAGGGTCTGTAATCCCATCATACACCATCGGTCCCATTTGTCCCATGGGCATTGCATGGCTTTGAAGCCCTAGGGGGTTCATTTGATTATATGTCTCCAGCCCACTATTTGGCATCATAAAGGCATTTTGCTGGTAGCCAGCACTGCTCGCAACCATTTCCTGCATGGGTGCAGTATTAAAGCTCTGGTTGTTCATCGGATGCATTCCCATCTCTGCGTGTGTCGAGGGAAAGTTATGGGGGGCGTTGCTGGCATTGGTATACTGGTCAGTGTAGAatccttgctgctgctgttggtggtggtaggCCTCCGTTGGCATCACAGGATATGCCATTTGGTTCTGGCTGTGGTTCTCATAGATCTGTGGAGTTGCCTGCGGAAtctgttggtgttgtcctCCCACGGGATATTGCGTCGGCATATTAGTCTGAATAGGCGTGGTCAATATGTTGCGTGGCGGAGGGTCCTGTACTGGGCTAATAACAGTGTCTGCACTCAGTTCACTGGCTTTTGCATCTACCAGTCGGAGTACGGGCAATGATATTTGCTCCATATGTTTGGCCAGATGGACCGTCAATTTCTTCCATGTCGGGAATGTCTTTCCACAGAAACGGCACGGCTCATCGTGTGGCTTCTTCGTAGTCTCGTGGTGACACTGTTCAACCTTTTGCCATGTCGGCTCAGAGCCGCCCGCCTTCTTGACGGCAGCTTtgctcttgacctttggCTCAGGGTACTTGTGCTCTCGAACAAGATGCTGAAGGAAATTATCACGACGATAACACTGGTGATGACAGGCTTCAACATCGCAAGTCCACCACTCAAGCTGCCTGTGTCCTTCGTTTTCGTGTCGTACCCAATCAGCTTTGCGTTTGAACATCTTTGGTCCGGGACATTTGTCCCAAGTGCAAGTAAAAGGCTGAACATCTTCATGGACGTGTTTAGTCCAGTCAGATGGTTTCATGAACTTCTTGGCAGCGAAGCAAAGTCGGCACTCAAACTCAGCTGGAAGGTGAGAAGTTGGGGGCATTGGAATATCTTGGGGGAAGCTCTCGGTATTGATAGCACCTTCAACTGGAGaaccatcctcatcatcgtttgGTGATGAAAGAGGATCTAGCTCTCGTACGTTCTTGTTCTGGTCCAACAAGGTAGCAGAGCCGCCTCTAGAAACGCACATTATTCCAGAGTTGCATGCAGCACCAAGGCCGATATGAGCAACCTTGTTCTTCAGTAAGTATTTGTATCGCTGAACCTGGTGGTATGCGATGCGGTCAACCAGAAAAGTGTTGGAAGTCGCCAGGCCAGGGTTCAGGTCAATGATGTGTTGCTGGAACCCTTCGAGATTGGGGGTGATGTTGTCAATGATGTTGGGGTTCGTCCTCATATCAGCTTCATCGCTGaaatcgtcgtcgtcgtcatcatcatcatccaagtcGGCATGTTTTGTTTTGGCTAGGGCTGCTACAGGCGGGCCTCCCGTCTCACGCTTCCACATCGATACGAGAGTGGGATGGCTTTCTGTCTGCATTCCAACCGGGGTGGCTTTAGGAAGCTCGGACTTGCTTCGGGGGCGACGTATCGACTTTTTCACGGAAAGGCCACTAAAGGGGCTCTTGGGTGATGTGATAGAGCCTCCAGGGGTACCGCTGCCACTAACAGAGCCGCTTCGAGCATGCGTAGTTCCAATGGATGCAATATTGCTCCCCATGGAAGCAATCGCTGTGTTGATAGAAGGCATGGGCTTCTTACCCCAGCTACCTATGCGGTTTGGTGGTGCAAGGTGAGAGACGCTGTCTCCTCGCTTGGAAATACTATCACGCTTCGAGTCTTGGCTCCCTCTACCTTCACTGCTTGGTAAGCTCTCCTCGTCGTTACCACTGCTGAGAGTACGCTTGAGACGAGACGCGCTGGGTCGCCGCACCAGTCCTCGAAGATCCCTTAGGAGGCTTCCCGGTTTGCTTGACCTGCTCTCTCGACTgcttgagagcttcttcagaaTGCCACCACTAGTGCCGTCGGTCATATCAAGATCGAAGACACTAGGGAGACTTCGCCGACGGGTTCCCCACGTTGCTGCTCTCGAAAGAATAGAATCAGTATCACGACACATCCTCTCGAATCTCTCCATGGCAGCAGCTGACGACTCAGGTTGGTTTCTTCCCGGCTCTCCACGGCTGATACAAGGGAACATAGGTGCGTCCGCCCAGTTACGGTTAGCAGCAATGATGTCGCGGTCTTGTTGGTTCATTTCGCCCTGGGCACGGTAGTAGGTCTGGCCGGGAACGAACTTATTCTCAGTCTCCCGGCCAAAGGGAATCACATGGTCATGTGGATCGTCTCGTTGGCTGTCCAGTTCGTTGATTTGGTCTCGTGAGTTGTCGTCTGGCTTCACTGAGAGGTCGTTCATCTTGTCGGCCAGCCAATCACCCACCATTTCTTTACGTTCGTCGTCATCTCGACGAGTTGCGAGCTCATTGATGCTTGGCACTTCATTGGAGGGGCGGTTGTTGGGGTCAAGACCAGATTGGCCTGTTGATGGGTTCTGCTGCCATCTGCCAGCAGAGTCACGGACAGATGAGTTGTCTCCGGGAGATATCAAATCTCCGGCATATTCAAAACCTCCGCGGACTGTGGTGGGGCTGTCTTCAAAACTGCGCTCAACAGAGGTATGAACGGGAGTCTCATCATGGTTGCCCCACATGGAGACAGTAACACGAGGGCTCGTCATGGTAGCGATACCTGGTGCAAGGCCGTCCTCACTAGATCGGCAGCTGCTACTGTGACTTGGCGTCAACTCAGACGTTTGTGTGTTAATTGGGTGAGGGTTGAATCGTTTTTGAATCTCTTGGGGCGAGATACAGTTGGGGAGTGCTGATGGTGCAGATCCTTTGATAGCGTATGAGAGATCACCCTGAGGTGGTGTAGCATGAACAGATGCCGTCTGCTCGGGCGTCAATGGATATGTGCCAGAGTCCACGTCTTTATCTGGCATAAGGCCTGGAGTAAAGGACTGGTCCAGTCCATTCAAGTCCTGTTCTAGGAAGTTGGGAGCACCTCCATCAGCGTTGAAGTCGGCACCAAAGAAAGGGTCGTCGTCTAAATCGCTGAAGTCACTTGCTTGGTAGTGACCCAAGCTTGAGGTGGAATCGGGTGTCTCGAGGTAGTTGATAGGGGAGAGTGAGTCGCTATCCACACGCGACAGTGTGGCAGGAAGTTGATCCGAGTTGAAGGCTGAGGTTGGTGCTTGCTGGTTCGAGGTAGGGAAGGGTTGAGTATCCTTGTCATGAAGACTGGAAGGTGGTACATCAAATGTCGAAGCCATGGTTGCGATCAAGTGCAGGGAGGAGCTGAAGTATATATGCAACAGGTGGACCTTGCTTGACTGGGTGAGCTCCCGGAGTCAGATCACAGGCTAGCGAACATAGCCTTCGAGGTGATACAGCAATGGAGTGAAGTGGATCGGCTCAAGTGCAGAGGAACAATCGGAGCTACAGAAGAAATGCCGGTGAGATCCCAGGGGTCGTTACGCCTCATGAGCAGTGGAAAACAGAGTCGATCGGGAGATTTGAGAACAGGAAGCGAAGAGTTGCAGTGTAGTATCCCTTGATCAAGAATTGTgtaagagaagagagaggaggGGGAGAGGGCTGAAGTTGGAACGCGGCGTCGCGCGCGAAAGCGGATCAAAGAGCGCTTAGGGGTGCCTGCTTAGTACCGCAGCTAAAAAAGCACAGCACCTAACTACTCAGTATGCCAGATGCTACCTATAGTTAGCCCAGGGTATCGAATGCGACAAGCAACAGCTCCAGAGTTCAGGTATCGAATGCGAAAGATGTAGTAGTAAGATCGACGTGGGATTGTGGTGTGCGGATCGAAGCAGGACTGAAGTGGTCAACTGTCCAAAACGGGGCAGCTTCGCGCTTTGCTGATTAACTAGATGCAAGCAAGGTGTGCTACTGTAAGCTGTTGGCTGTGATATGATAGCGGGAGGGGTTCGCAATTGAAATGGAGACAAAATGGTACAGGCAAGTTGGCGGCCGTCCAGGGGCAGGTCAAAGTGCAACCAAAGGCAGACCGGAGGGCAGACAAGTACAGATTGTGGCAGAACCCAACAGAAGTGAGGTTTGATCAGTCAAAGCCAGCGTCTTGGTTAAGGGAGATCCAGACGAAGGCGGTAAGATCGTACGGTAGTTGGTACAACAGATACATGTAGTCTAGGGTCCAGAACAGAACGAGGGGCGTTTTATGCGCAGGCGTGACATACAGTACAGCCTGGACCTGGTTCCTAGTCCCCAGTCTAGCCAGTTTCTTTAATCTGGCGCTTGTGTTGGAGGAGGAGCGCCCAGCTGCAGGGTTGCGGATGGAGACTCGTTCGCCAATAGGCGGGCCGACGGGGAAACGGTTATTTCACGTTTATGGATTTTGGTATTGTCTGATGCTGCGATACTTGAGCCAAGCACTGACATGCACTACAGGATACTGGTATTCCTCTATCGTGCTATATATCCCAACCATCTTGACAAGGCATTCTCGAATCTCAatggggggaggggggggggcTCTGTTGCCAAGGCGCATTCACCAAGCCCCACGGCCCTTCATGAACCCTGGTTCCAGCTCGTCCATCGCTTGGCCATTCAGGAACTTGAAGACAAGTCTCAAGGCATTTTCCTATTTCTGAGTTTGCAGTTCGAGTACTAATGTATGTGATACTGATGGGAACTACGGAGCTGCCGGTCGTTATTCGACTTGGAAGACGCACAACGATTAACTTGATTATAAACGGTCGAACAGTCTCTACGTGTCGTGTCACACCAGCGACTCTCACCAGCCCTGTAGGGTTTCCTCGATGTCACTGCCGATCTGAGACTTGTCTCAGTGACAAGACACAAGTTTCCGTAAAAACAGCCTTGCTTGTTGCCCGACCCTCCTACATTCCAGGCATCCATTTCGAAAACTTGAGCTGGCATGCTTCAGTTCTTCTTGTACAAGGTTGGTTTTTCCACtttctctcaaggctgagactAAAAAGTCGCTACAGAACACAGCCTCCCCGGTGCTGTGCATGCATGAGCCTGTCAGGGCCTGACAAATGTTGGAGATCATAGGTAGATTACAGTCGATGCATTGCATATGGCTGATTGCTACGGGGCGGATCCTACCAGTTGTATCGCAGTTAATTCCGCTTTATTTACCCTTGATTCCGTAGATGCATACCTCTAGTAGGTACTTAAGACAAGGTGAGGGTATAGGTTACGGTGGTAAGAAATATCCAATATCGAACTAATACTTCTGATGAGAGGGATACATAATTGagcaataaatataatacgTCAAGAGatctttatttactatcaAAGATCTTAAGACAAagatattctattatatagatataacttCTTCTTAATATCTCAGAAACTAACCACTAATAAAACACTGTAATAGTATACTTTTGACCCCTGCAGCCTCTCCCGATAGACTGACTGACCCGCAGAGTTTAAATGTGAGCGTTTCACCTGCCTAACATTGTGGCATTATCGTAGTCTCGTTGTCTTGGTGGTGGATCGCATGGGCTGGGCAACCCTCCCTTTAAGGCTGAAAGCGACAGCCTAGAGCAAGCCCGGCAATAATTAGACAATGACCCAAATGTGACGTCAGAATATTGGGGAAATAATTACCTCCCCTTTGTTCCTGGCGGAAGTCTCGTAGGACTAGCTCCATTTGACGGCGAATCTACTGGCCAAGACAGGGCTTTTTGAAGGTGTTTGAAGAGGTGATTTCGTGAGAGGAAGAGTGTGTCCCAGACACCATACGTATAGACTCGGCAGTCTTTGTGACACATCAAGCTTGTGAGTATGGTTTGCTGGGGAGCGAAGATCCGACCGAAAGCAACCCAGCAATAGTAGTTGTACAGCTAAACTCGAGCAGTCctcaggaagcaagaaaatatcagaatATGATATCAGATATTAGAttaaacttagcaaaagtaCACAAAACTTAGTAAAGGTATCCTAataaacttatgctaattTACCCAAGTtttttttgtcatttaggatctATAAGGAAAGTTTAGACCAGTTCTCGCTTAGTCACCGACCTCAAGGCCCCACATTTCAATCAACAACAtgcccttttttttttttttggtcgGAAGGTCGGGTTTTGAAGAGTAAGGTACGACGACGTTTATTTCATCATGTCGCATGATTTAATATTTTCCGATGTCCCGACCCGCGAGCAACGAAAAAACCAAGCTCGCGAGTTTGATTTACTAGGGAGTGAAGATCCGGCCGAAAGCAACCCAGCAGCAGCTCGGATTGTGCTTGCTTTGCTCGCGCCTGGTGTCTCTGAGACCGTTCTTCAGCAGCAGTTGGATCGACGAATCCTGCGCGCTCTCGCTAGTGGCCGTCATGCCTCGCGCCTCGGATTCAGTTTAGTACTCACAAATATCCTCAAAGCCCTCTTTGGAGAAGCAAATCTTGCTCAGACTAGATTCCCCAACCTCGGCTTTGGTGAAATCCTTCAGTTACTTACCAAGAACACCAAAGCtagcggcggcggcagcatTTCTGGGCAGGAAGAGAGGGACATCTTGTTTGGCCGCCTGTTCGGACTTTTCGCTTTCATCGAATCCGGGATTTTGTTCGCCAATATCACGAGATGGCATCTGGTCCTTCGGCTCATTCTGGACCTGTCTGgcaagaagccatggatgCAACCGTTGTGCGGGCATCACATCCTTGCCGCATTGAAACAGATGAATTCGCAGCAAGCACTGGACACATTGAGCAAACTCGATGAAGCGAATGTAGCAAAGACACCGGAGGGAGTCGCAGTCTGGGTCTTTGCGCAGACTAGATTCCCcggtctcaaggtcaagtATTGGAAGATACCCTTTGACAAGACCACGATTGGCGATCTCGTTGCGATTCTGCGAGAAAGCCTAAAGGATTCTGGCCTGGACGACATGGAACCCAGCCAGCAGATCAAGCTTGCTGGCTGGAATCCTATCCTGCACCCCGCGTGGAACGTCATCCTGGACTACTTCGTCAATGCGGGACAAAGTGGACTCGAAGTGTTTAAGCACTTCTGGACTCGTGTCGTAGATGGTGAGTCACATGAAATTCTTTGCATAGTGGCTGCTGACATTACTAGACTCCCTTTTCTCGCAACGTGCCACGGATGGCCAGAAATTCAGAGGGTTTCTGGTGTTCCAAAAGATGCTGCAAGGCTTTGTTGATCTAAGTGATCACATTGAAGTGCTCTTCAGCAAAAACTTCATGTCCTGCCTCATGAACCAAGTTTCACGGAGGGAGAGATATCTGTACAGAGCAGCGACCAAGACTCTAACAGTGATCGAGTCGACGACCTCAAATCACAAACAGACACTTATTCCCATTCTCAAGTGCCTCCTAGGCAAGAATGGAGTCTATAACTTTGACGAAAGAACAAATACCAAGACTGTACACAAACTTTTGAAGAACACATCTGAATCCACTGGCAAGACCATAAGCAAAATCATCCGAAAACCCATCAACACGATTGCTCAGGTAGGCAAGGGTgaggcttcagccttgcTACGAGCCCATGTTCGTTATCTGTCAGAAGTTGGCAGTATGTGCAGCTCACCTGAGAACGTGCCGTTTCCAGAGAAAACCTTCTCTAGTGTCTCGCTAGAGCTCTCCCGGCTGGCATACTACCAAACCACAGGCATCCCCGCGGATATCCTCACAGAGACTGTCCGCGAGATGTACCGGACTTCTCTTGCATCAGTGTTGGCCAAGGCCAGCGGAAGAATAGAGAGCTGCGATTCTGTATGTCATGTTGTATCTTCCTTGGACATTGGCTCGATGGTTTTGTCCGAAGAGCTTAAAACGGCTGTCCAACAGGCGCTATCAAGGATGGAGAAGCTGCGCAAGCACAGCAAGTCAGACGACACGAACAAAGGCCTTTTTGGAAGTATCGCCTTGTTGCATGCCGTAGCTGTCTTGCGGGTCTATAATGCCGAGCCTGATGCTATGGAAGACCTCGAGTTACTTAGCCAACACTCTGGTGATTGGAAGGAGGGCAAGTTCGCGAATGACGATGGTGACACATCCGTGGCTCTCATCGAAATGTTGTTGTCAATGGTCGTGCAGCCTTCATCTCTCATGAGACAAGTTACGCAGCAAGTATTTGGGGCATTCACACCACATATCTCTGCTGCAGGTTTGGAGCTTTTGACCGGTCCCCTCACATCTGGCGAGAATACCAAGGGCGAAAAGGAACTGTTTAGCAATGGggacgatgagatggaggtcgatgaggatgaggacgaagaaggaacagatgctgatgaggagTATGACTCGGATATCGAGATTGATTCTGATGTCGAGTTCATTGATATCAAGGAGGCGAACGATGAAAgtgggaaagaagaagaagacgaggacgaggacgaggacgaggacgaagatggaCCAAAAAGCAAAGGCGAATTCGACAGACCTGAGGACTTGGACAACGAActcgagaagatcctcaACAGCCATCGACTCGACAAGGACGTTGATGCCGCGTCATCAGAATCTGAGGGTAATATGTCTGACTCTGAAATGTTCGCCATCGACGAGCAGCTCGCAGCAACTATCAAGCCACGCATTCAAGACCCCTCGAACAGCTCCAAGAAgctaaagaagaaggccaagcaaTCGGTTCTCAATTTCAAGAACCGAATTCTTGATTTGCTCGACATCTACGTTCGCAATGAGCGCTGCAACGCTCTATcattttctctcctcttgcCCCTGCTCGATTGTATGCGAGCAACCAGCACCAAATCCCTAGCTGACCGTGCGAGCAAGGTCATCTCTAACTATCGAAAGTACCAGAAAAAGGCCATTTCTAACTTCCGAAAGAGCCAAAGACAGGCCACCAATGACTCCCAAGAGGTCCAGATTCTCGAACCTGATGACATGCTAGACTTATTACGCGAGATTCATAAGGCTGCCGGTCAGAATGACTCGCATGCTTACGCAAAAGCGGCCAGTACGGCGAGCCTCATCGTGGTGTCGGCCCTTATCACTgccgacaagaccaagatggaggatgTCGTTGTTATTTATGCCAAGACACAAGCCAGCTGCTACTCTCAGAACACAAAGTTGCAGTCGTCTTTCCTCGATGACTGGCAAGACTGGTACCGAAATGCATTGCAGCAAGCTCGGAACTGATACCCTAATAGACATAATTCCCTCTTAGACAGATGGCATGAATCGAAACCAGTCACCCTCAGAGTGATTCGGATGCCTGCAGATGAATAAAATTCAATgagctcgtcatcgtcatcgtgaTAGTACAGGTGCTTTGATTTTTCTTAGCATAACTCGCCTAATCCTCCATCTTGTCATCCTCtgcatcctcatcctcgtcgtcgtcatcatcatcctcgtcctcggccTTTGCTAATCGTTCGGCCTCTTCCCGTAGCTCCTTTGGCACCTCAACATGTCGTCCCTTGGTAGGGCCGTCAGGCCCACTGATCCAGGTCATCTCCAACTCAAAATCCTTATCCTTGTTGTCCTTCTGCGCAATGTAGATGATGCGTGCAGCCTGCTTCACAGCTTCCTCTAGGGTAATGTTACCAGCGGGTAGgtcaagcttctccaactcggccttggcagcctgTCGACCCTTGCCTGTAGCCGCTCCGTAGTAACCCCAGTACATACCACTGGGCTCGATCATGTAAAGGAAAGGACCGCCGTGCTTGCCCTCAACCTTGCCACCGGCGCCAACCTTGGGTCCTGAGCCAACCTCTCCATCGACAGGGGTCTCCTCGGGAGTATCGTAGCCGCCCACGATAGCGGTGATGCCAAATGGTCGAACTGATCCGTACATGGTGTAGGCCTGAAGGTAGCCACCCATGCGGCTGGCAAGATCGGATGTGGGGATGGGGGTTTTGAAGTTCTGTCGCCAGCTCTGGGCCTCGTCACGAGCG is a genomic window containing:
- a CDS encoding probable DNA polymerase V — protein: MSHDLIFSDVPTREQRKNQAREFDLLGSEDPAESNPAAARIVLALLAPGVSETVLQQQLDRRILRALASGRHASRLGFSLVLTNILKALFGEANLAQTRFPNLGFGEILQLLTKNTKASGGGSISGQEERDILFGRLFGLFAFIESGILFANITRWHLVLRLILDLSGKKPWMQPLCGHHILAALKQMNSQQALDTLSKLDEANVAKTPEGVAVWVFAQTRFPGLKVKYWKIPFDKTTIGDLVAILRESLKDSGLDDMEPSQQIKLAGWNPILHPAWNVILDYFVNAGQSGLEVFKHFWTRVVDDSLFSQRATDGQKFRGFLVFQKMLQGFVDLSDHIEVLFSKNFMSCLMNQVSRRERYLYRAATKTLTVIESTTSNHKQTLIPILKCLLGKNGVYNFDERTNTKTVHKLLKNTSESTGKTISKIIRKPINTIAQVGKGEASALLRAHVRYLSEVGSMCSSPENVPFPEKTFSSVSLELSRLAYYQTTGIPADILTETVREMYRTSLASVLAKASGRIESCDSVCHVVSSLDIGSMVLSEELKTAVQQALSRMEKLRKHSKSDDTNKGLFGSIALLHAVAVLRVYNAEPDAMEDLELLSQHSGDWKEGKFANDDGDTSVALIEMLLSMVVQPSSLMRQVTQQVFGAFTPHISAAGLELLTGPLTSGENTKGEKELFSNGDDEMEVDEDEDEEGTDADEEYDSDIEIDSDVEFIDIKEANDESGKEEEDEDEDEDEDEDGPKSKGEFDRPEDLDNELEKILNSHRLDKDVDAASSESEGNMSDSEMFAIDEQLAATIKPRIQDPSNSSKKLKKKAKQSVLNFKNRILDLLDIYVRNERCNALSFSLLLPLLDCMRATSTKSLADRASKVISNYRKYQKKAISNFRKSQRQATNDSQEVQILEPDDMLDLLREIHKAAGQNDSHAYAKAASTASLIVVSALITADKTKMEDVVVIYAKTQASCYSQNTKLQSSFLDDWQDWYRNALQQARN
- a CDS encoding probable 20S proteasome subunit C1, which produces MTSIGTGYDLLNSIFSPDGRNFQVEYAVKAVENGGTSIGIRAKDGVVLAIEKVVSSKLLKPGANKRIATIDSHVGAVSSGMVPDGRHFVDRARDEAQSWRQNFKTPIPTSDLASRMGGYLQAYTMYGSVRPFGITAIVGGYDTPEETPVDGEVGSGPKVGAGGKVEGKHGGPFLYMIEPSGMYWGYYGAATGKGRQAAKAELEKLDLPAGNITLEEAVKQAARIIYIAQKDNKDKDFELEMTWISGPDGPTKGRHVEVPKELREEAERLAKAEDEDDDDDDEDEDAEDDKMED